A genomic window from Triticum urartu cultivar G1812 chromosome 7, Tu2.1, whole genome shotgun sequence includes:
- the LOC125525745 gene encoding zinc finger protein 1-like — protein sequence MEQVESSAQEERSLELTLGFAVCVTTAPPLPRFFPCVYCDKKFGTAQAHGGHQNAHKQERAVAKRLRETAAATAQSWKAGRAATTAQISGEPATGSVAHMRGRSSSERDHELDLALRL from the coding sequence ATGGAGCAAGTAGAGAGTAGCGCGCAGGaggagcgcagcctcgagctcACTCTGGGCTTTGCTGTGTGCGTGACGACGGCCCCGCCCCTCCCCCGCTTCTTCCCATGCGTCTACTGCGACAAAAAGTTCGGCACCGCGCAAGCGCACGGTGGCCACCAAAACGCGCATAAGCAAGAGCGCGCCGTCGCCAAGCGCCTCCGGGAGACCGCTGCTGCCACGGCGCAGTCTTGGAAGGCGGGGAGGGCTGCCACCACTGCTCAGATCTCCGGGGAGCCTGCAACAGGCTCCGTGGCGCACATGCGCGGCAGGAGCTCGTCGGAGCGCGACCACGAGCTCGACTTGGCTCTCCGGCTGTAA